One genomic segment of Methylorubrum populi includes these proteins:
- a CDS encoding glycosyltransferase family 4 protein, translating to MQQGTTPAADALAGRPVVVVTGALAPYTHVLYERLAERLAGRFGRALHVLSCTPRESARQWVLEPSRLYRHAVLPGLRWHRSSVRNLYVNPAVVPRLAALDPAVIVLNDFSPTMLMAAGAARLRRIPYLIRTDGVPQTDPGRHSAPHRLLRRAIVSGAAGGIGPSEDSRALLAGYGLAPGSIVPSPLFPAWTPPGPPPPDTERPFDLLFCGMLNEAVKGARFFTEVVLGCLARGRRLSVRVAGDGPLRGEMEARFAEAGIPARFDGFLAQAALPETYASARLFLFPSRGDVWGIVVQEALQSGTPVLASPHSGAARGLLEAWHCGEVRPMAVAEWVEASLSLLDDAGRRRALRAAAERALPRFTAEAAVAGYLDVLGPLLPGRIPVR from the coding sequence ATGCAACAGGGCACGACACCGGCCGCCGATGCGCTCGCGGGACGCCCCGTCGTCGTCGTGACCGGGGCGCTCGCCCCCTACACCCATGTCCTCTACGAGCGGTTGGCGGAGCGGCTCGCGGGCCGTTTCGGCCGGGCGCTGCACGTCCTGTCCTGCACCCCCCGGGAGAGCGCCCGGCAATGGGTCCTGGAGCCGTCCCGGCTCTACCGGCACGCGGTGCTGCCGGGCCTGCGCTGGCACCGCTCCTCGGTCCGCAACCTCTACGTCAATCCCGCGGTGGTGCCGCGGCTCGCCGCCCTCGACCCGGCGGTGATCGTGCTCAACGACTTCTCGCCGACCATGCTGATGGCGGCGGGTGCCGCGCGGCTGCGGCGCATCCCCTACCTGATCCGCACCGACGGGGTTCCGCAGACCGATCCCGGCCGGCACTCGGCGCCCCACCGCCTGCTGCGCCGCGCCATCGTCTCCGGGGCGGCCGGCGGGATCGGCCCGAGCGAGGACAGCCGGGCGCTGCTCGCCGGCTACGGACTGGCGCCCGGATCGATCGTGCCGAGCCCCCTCTTCCCGGCCTGGACGCCGCCCGGCCCGCCGCCGCCGGATACCGAACGGCCCTTCGACCTCCTGTTCTGCGGCATGCTGAACGAGGCGGTGAAGGGCGCCCGCTTCTTCACCGAGGTCGTGCTCGGCTGCCTCGCCCGCGGCCGGCGCCTGTCGGTCCGGGTCGCGGGCGACGGCCCGCTGCGCGGCGAGATGGAGGCGCGCTTCGCCGAGGCCGGAATCCCGGCGCGGTTCGACGGCTTCCTGGCGCAGGCGGCCCTGCCCGAGACCTACGCCTCGGCCAGGCTGTTCCTGTTTCCGAGCCGTGGCGACGTGTGGGGGATCGTGGTGCAGGAGGCGCTCCAGAGCGGCACGCCGGTGCTCGCCTCGCCCCATTCCGGCGCGGCCCGCGGCCTGCTCGAAGCGTGGCATTGCGGCGAGGTGCGGCCGATGGCGGTGGCGGAGTGGGTCGAGGCGAGCCTGTCGCTCCTCGACGACGCCGGTCGGCGCCGGGCCCTGCGGGCGGCGGCGGAGCGGGCGCTGCCGCGCTTCACCGCGGAGGCGGCCGTCGCCGGCTATCTCGATGTCCTGGGGCCGCTGCTCCCGGGCCGGATTCCCGTCCGGTGA
- a CDS encoding polysaccharide deacetylase family protein, with amino-acid sequence MDHWVKTTVRRVPALRRLALRGAALLRSLAEAEAGLYTLCYHQVPEAQQDRFEAQLRHLGRHGDFIDADTALDRLAAGWPARERAFLVTFDDGYADTFDIARPVLKALNVPGLVFLISDWIDAPPRVPPGLDRADAMPASGRLYMNRAEIAAWCEDGLDVGSHTATHSRLSRLDRAQVADEFARSRRDLAALTGREIRHFACPWGVAGRDFDPDRDPALAGESGYRTFFTTRRGRALSAADLPRMPRHVVEPHWPISDFEALMGGPRLGRIPA; translated from the coding sequence ATGGATCACTGGGTCAAGACGACGGTGCGCCGTGTCCCCGCCCTGCGCAGGCTCGCGCTGCGCGGGGCCGCCCTGCTGCGGTCGCTGGCCGAGGCCGAGGCCGGCCTCTACACCCTGTGCTACCATCAGGTGCCGGAGGCGCAGCAGGATCGCTTCGAGGCCCAGCTTCGCCATCTCGGCCGGCACGGCGACTTCATCGACGCCGACACCGCCCTGGACCGCCTCGCGGCGGGCTGGCCGGCCCGCGAGCGCGCCTTCCTCGTCACCTTCGACGACGGCTACGCCGACACCTTCGACATCGCCCGGCCCGTCCTCAAGGCGCTGAACGTGCCCGGCCTCGTCTTCCTGATCAGCGACTGGATCGACGCACCGCCGCGCGTCCCGCCCGGCCTCGACCGCGCCGACGCGATGCCCGCGAGCGGACGCCTCTACATGAACCGCGCCGAGATCGCGGCGTGGTGCGAAGACGGTCTCGACGTCGGCTCGCACACCGCCACGCATTCCCGGCTGAGCCGGCTCGACCGCGCGCAGGTCGCCGACGAGTTCGCCCGTTCGCGGCGCGACCTCGCCGCGCTGACCGGCCGGGAGATCCGCCACTTCGCCTGCCCCTGGGGCGTTGCCGGCCGCGACTTCGACCCGGACCGCGATCCCGCCCTCGCCGGGGAGAGCGGCTACCGGACCTTCTTCACCACGCGGCGCGGCCGTGCCCTGAGCGCGGCGGATCTTCCGCGGATGCCCCGCCACGTGGTCGAGCCGCACTGGCCGATCTCCGATTTCGAGGCCCTGATGGGCGGCCCGCGGCTCGGCCGAATCCCGGCCTGA
- a CDS encoding lipopolysaccharide biosynthesis protein, whose product MTDATSVRAKPESLHRRAAGLVRHPPAALVALADQGVVSGFGFLSGIAAARLLGIAEFGHFAMIMIVLAFAQALHNALIAAPMMTLAGARSGIARAYAASLLAGAFLLSVPGAAFVVIALAIGGLSGSTFLAACALMLAQNVQLILRRLLFAQGKGMQALLMDAARAASFPVVAGLAWLRHDLIGGNGFVWLLAATALATSLPFVVSIGRPILRRPGCLRIGAVARRHIPLARWLLPIVFVTFLQEQLVWLVAGSTLGLDALGGLRAAQYLVGAVLLLLSATENVLPVSAARVYAESGEAALRTYLFRTGLRLGLPIVAILAALAVPAAMWLRLIFGAEYAPYADCLRILSASVVVVLARDLTANYFRAKHDTRVLFEALCLSMVVSLAAAFPLMRWGGVGGAAAAVGAGHLASLVYLGLAARGRSRPLRARFARD is encoded by the coding sequence ATGACCGACGCAACTTCAGTGCGCGCCAAACCCGAGAGCCTGCACCGGCGCGCCGCCGGACTGGTCCGGCATCCGCCGGCCGCGCTCGTCGCCCTGGCCGACCAGGGCGTGGTCAGCGGCTTCGGCTTCCTCAGCGGCATCGCCGCCGCCCGCCTGCTCGGCATCGCCGAATTCGGGCATTTCGCGATGATCATGATCGTGCTCGCCTTCGCCCAGGCGCTGCACAACGCCCTGATCGCGGCGCCGATGATGACGCTGGCCGGGGCGCGCAGCGGGATCGCGCGGGCCTACGCCGCGAGTCTCCTGGCGGGCGCCTTCCTGCTCTCGGTGCCGGGCGCGGCCTTCGTGGTGATCGCGCTCGCCATCGGCGGCCTGTCGGGGTCGACCTTCCTCGCCGCCTGCGCCCTGATGCTGGCGCAGAACGTCCAGTTGATCCTGCGCCGCCTGCTCTTCGCCCAGGGCAAGGGGATGCAGGCCCTGCTGATGGACGCCGCCCGCGCCGCGAGCTTTCCCGTCGTGGCCGGGCTGGCCTGGCTGAGGCACGACCTCATCGGCGGCAACGGCTTCGTCTGGCTGCTCGCCGCGACCGCGCTCGCCACGAGCCTGCCCTTCGTCGTCTCGATCGGGCGGCCGATCCTGCGCCGGCCCGGCTGCCTGCGAATCGGCGCCGTCGCCCGGCGCCACATCCCGCTGGCGCGCTGGCTCCTGCCGATCGTGTTCGTCACCTTCCTGCAGGAGCAGCTCGTCTGGCTCGTGGCGGGCTCGACGCTCGGCCTCGACGCGCTGGGCGGCCTGCGGGCGGCGCAGTACCTCGTCGGCGCCGTGCTGCTGCTGCTCTCGGCCACCGAGAACGTCCTGCCGGTGTCCGCCGCGCGCGTCTACGCCGAGAGCGGCGAGGCGGCCCTGCGCACCTACCTGTTCCGGACCGGCCTGCGGCTCGGCCTGCCGATCGTCGCGATCCTGGCGGCGCTCGCCGTGCCCGCCGCGATGTGGCTGCGCCTGATCTTCGGGGCGGAGTATGCCCCTTACGCCGATTGCCTGCGCATCCTCTCGGCCAGCGTCGTGGTGGTGCTCGCGCGCGACCTCACCGCCAACTACTTCCGCGCCAAGCACGACACCCGCGTGCTGTTCGAGGCGCTGTGCCTGAGCATGGTCGTCTCGCTCGCCGCCGCCTTTCCCCTGATGCGCTGGGGCGGCGTCGGCGGCGCGGCGGCGGCGGTGGGCGCCGGGCACCTCGCTTCCCTCGTCTACCTTGGGCTGGCGGCGCGCGGGCGATCGCGTCCGCTCCGGGCCCGGTTCGCGCGCGACTGA
- a CDS encoding tetratricopeptide repeat protein: MVHHPTAHAPGRQAAAKPVARYLAKAAAHSAGGRIDKARRNLQLALEAAPDHAVAHFELGVLTSRTEAPGPAVPHFVAALRAEPEQPRYWLALAVTLLVLNRIGEARALMEQFRDRGLDDESRSVLREFADHAFARGQERYNAGDPATAEILAGLVIGLDETHANATHLAGAVAATKGRYQQAFDLFSIAIYREPDNAAYFSSLGAVLITMGDYTGAVSALERAVALDPDLAIAHANLSGVHQRVSRHSAAVTHARRAIALDPGLSNAHNNLGCSLKSLGRLRDAIASFDRALAADPGHLTAHSNRLFAKLYAEGVPPADYAADARSFGARFADPLLRRRSFANDRDPDRRLRIGFVSGDLCTHALARFIEPFLRHLDRTRFAARAYMTQAAEDAVSARLRTLFDGWHNVAGLDDDETADLIEADAIDILVDLSGHSAGHRLLVFARKPAPVQVTWMGHPATTGLRAIDYRLTDSGHDAPGLSEPLHTETVWRLPGVSATYEAPDGIPPVRERPPFADNGFVTFGAMNRFEKIGDGALETWAEILRVLPEARLFMVVADVETPEIRAQVEARLSQAGLPLERIRLHPRVTATYFELYHTFDIALDSFPYNGGTTSCDTLAMGVPLIALEGSHAVARGGVAVLTAVGLTEFVAETREDYVARAVALARDPDRLRAMRAGLRERVFASPLMDHPRLAADVGEAFRTMWRRWVDAARSA; encoded by the coding sequence ATGGTCCATCATCCTACAGCGCACGCCCCGGGGCGGCAGGCCGCCGCGAAACCGGTCGCGCGCTACCTCGCCAAGGCGGCCGCGCACAGCGCGGGCGGGCGGATCGACAAGGCGCGGCGCAACCTCCAGCTCGCGCTCGAAGCGGCGCCGGACCATGCCGTCGCCCATTTCGAACTCGGCGTGCTGACCAGCCGGACCGAGGCGCCGGGACCGGCGGTGCCGCACTTCGTCGCCGCCCTCAGGGCGGAGCCCGAGCAGCCGCGCTACTGGCTCGCCCTCGCGGTCACGCTGCTCGTGCTGAACCGGATCGGCGAGGCGCGCGCCCTGATGGAGCAGTTTCGCGATCGCGGCCTCGACGACGAATCCCGCTCCGTCCTGAGGGAGTTCGCCGACCATGCCTTCGCCCGGGGGCAGGAGCGCTACAACGCGGGCGATCCGGCCACGGCGGAGATCCTGGCCGGTCTCGTGATCGGCCTGGACGAGACCCACGCCAACGCGACCCATCTCGCCGGCGCCGTCGCCGCGACGAAGGGCCGCTACCAGCAGGCCTTCGACCTGTTCAGCATCGCGATCTACCGCGAGCCCGACAACGCCGCCTATTTCAGCAGCCTCGGCGCCGTCCTCATCACGATGGGCGACTACACCGGCGCCGTCTCGGCCCTGGAGCGGGCGGTCGCCCTCGACCCCGACCTGGCGATCGCGCATGCGAACCTGTCCGGCGTCCACCAGCGCGTCAGCCGTCACAGCGCGGCCGTGACCCATGCGCGGCGCGCGATCGCGCTCGATCCCGGACTCTCCAACGCGCACAACAATCTCGGCTGCAGCCTGAAGAGCCTCGGCCGACTGCGCGACGCGATCGCGAGCTTCGATCGGGCACTCGCGGCCGATCCCGGCCATCTCACGGCCCATTCCAACCGCCTGTTCGCCAAGCTCTACGCCGAGGGCGTTCCGCCCGCCGACTACGCCGCCGACGCGCGCAGCTTCGGCGCGCGCTTCGCCGACCCGCTGCTGCGGCGGCGCTCCTTCGCCAACGACCGCGATCCCGACCGCCGGCTGCGGATCGGCTTCGTCTCGGGCGACCTGTGCACCCACGCCCTCGCCCGCTTCATCGAGCCGTTCCTGCGCCACCTGGACCGGACGCGGTTCGCGGCGCGCGCCTACATGACCCAGGCTGCGGAAGACGCGGTTTCGGCCCGCCTGCGCACGCTGTTCGACGGCTGGCACAACGTCGCCGGCCTCGACGACGACGAGACCGCCGACCTGATCGAGGCGGATGCGATCGACATCCTCGTCGACCTCTCGGGCCACAGCGCCGGCCACCGCCTGCTCGTCTTCGCCCGCAAGCCGGCGCCGGTTCAGGTCACGTGGATGGGCCATCCGGCGACGACGGGCCTGCGCGCCATCGACTACCGGCTGACCGATTCCGGCCATGACGCGCCCGGCCTGTCGGAGCCCCTGCATACCGAGACGGTGTGGCGGCTGCCCGGCGTCTCGGCCACCTACGAGGCGCCGGATGGGATCCCTCCGGTGCGCGAACGGCCGCCGTTCGCGGACAACGGCTTCGTCACCTTCGGCGCCATGAACCGCTTCGAGAAGATCGGCGACGGCGCCCTGGAGACCTGGGCCGAGATCCTCCGGGTGCTTCCCGAGGCGCGCCTGTTCATGGTCGTCGCCGACGTCGAGACGCCGGAGATCCGGGCACAGGTCGAGGCGCGGCTGTCGCAGGCCGGGCTGCCGCTGGAGCGGATACGCCTCCACCCGCGCGTCACCGCCACCTACTTCGAACTCTACCACACGTTCGACATCGCCCTCGATTCGTTCCCCTACAACGGCGGCACGACGAGCTGCGACACGCTCGCGATGGGCGTGCCGCTGATCGCCCTGGAGGGCAGCCACGCGGTGGCGCGCGGCGGCGTCGCCGTCCTGACGGCCGTCGGGCTGACCGAGTTCGTCGCCGAGACGCGGGAGGACTACGTGGCACGCGCCGTCGCCCTCGCGCGCGATCCCGACCGCCTGCGCGCCATGCGAGCCGGGCTTCGCGAGCGCGTCTTCGCCAGCCCGCTGATGGATCATCCGCGCCTCGCTGCGGATGTGGGCGAGGCCTTCCGCACCATGTGGAGGCGTTGGGTCGATGCAGCCCGCTCCGCTTGA
- a CDS encoding GNAT family N-acetyltransferase, with protein sequence MGHLTVADLTDDPGWDAAVWRQQDANLYASRRWGDYKSRVGWTVRRIAVRGCDGQALAYAQVQRRRCGPGHFVLAQGCPILTRLGAPRAEAVLRAVLDHLDLGRLDLLGVNYQQFQTPEAVLALLGHGFAPVVTVRTHTLEVDLTQETDRIRARMEGRWRDVLKAAERNRDLAVAFPTDPAERLAAFDTFSRLYGELKRRKGFRNSLDTGAFRDIAAADPNLLFLEVRERDEPILVRIVHRSARRWTDFYVASNERAKLTGAGRLAVWRLIERAKRDGCRVLDLGGIDPAGNPGVYEFKRGVCRDVVASDPLWLFSRTRLVRDVATGWMVAW encoded by the coding sequence GTGGGCCATCTCACGGTCGCCGACCTTACGGACGATCCCGGATGGGACGCGGCGGTGTGGCGGCAGCAGGACGCCAACCTCTACGCCTCGCGTCGGTGGGGCGACTACAAGAGCCGCGTCGGCTGGACGGTGAGGCGGATCGCCGTCCGCGGCTGCGACGGGCAGGCGCTCGCCTACGCGCAGGTCCAGCGCCGCCGCTGCGGTCCGGGCCATTTCGTCCTGGCGCAGGGCTGCCCGATCCTCACCCGCCTCGGCGCGCCCCGGGCCGAGGCCGTGTTGCGCGCGGTCCTCGACCATCTCGATCTCGGCCGCCTCGATCTGCTCGGGGTGAACTACCAGCAGTTCCAGACCCCGGAGGCGGTGCTGGCCCTGCTCGGCCACGGCTTCGCGCCGGTCGTCACCGTCCGGACGCACACGCTGGAGGTCGATCTCACGCAGGAGACGGACCGGATCCGCGCCCGCATGGAGGGGCGCTGGCGCGACGTGCTCAAGGCGGCCGAGCGCAACCGCGATCTCGCGGTCGCCTTCCCGACCGATCCGGCCGAGCGGCTCGCCGCCTTCGACACCTTCAGCCGCCTGTACGGCGAGCTGAAGCGGCGCAAGGGTTTTCGCAACAGCCTCGATACGGGCGCCTTCCGCGACATCGCCGCGGCCGACCCGAACCTGCTGTTCCTGGAGGTGCGCGAGCGGGACGAGCCCATCCTGGTGCGGATCGTCCACCGGTCCGCCCGCCGCTGGACCGACTTCTACGTCGCCTCGAACGAGCGGGCCAAGCTCACCGGCGCGGGCCGGCTCGCGGTCTGGCGCCTGATCGAGCGGGCCAAGCGGGACGGATGCCGCGTTCTCGATCTCGGCGGGATCGATCCGGCCGGCAATCCCGGCGTCTACGAGTTCAAGCGCGGCGTCTGCCGCGACGTCGTCGCCTCCGATCCCCTCTGGCTCTTCAGCCGAACGCGGCTGGTGCGCGACGTCGCGACGGGCTGGATGGTCGCGTGGTAG